The region GAGAAATGTTTGGCTCGTTTGTGCATTGGCTGCATCCATGTTATGTGAGGTGTAAATGAACAGTTCATAGTTAACTTTGGAGCAAGTGAAAATGagccaattttttttattttacttttttattatttgactaGTTGTTAGTAGCAGTCATTGTCACCTTCATGCAGAGAATGCACATGCCCCAAACAACTCTCAGACAGACGTGTTAATTCGAGTTTTACAAACAAGAGTCTGCCTTCCCACTACAAGCTATAAGCCCTGGTAGAGACTACCTGATTGGCCTACATTTAACACTTACTAGGCTTATGGCAAGAGAGCTATGATCTCAATGGTCCTCTGCAAACTGCACAAATTCTATAACTCTCCTATACTATGCTTGTTTTGCTGGTAGTATAAAGTGATTGTTTTTTATTCATCCAGTATTGGCACGTATACTCTTCTCACAAGTTAAATCAAAGATGGTTGTCAACCTGTTATCAGTAATTTGGATAGTATCCAGCAGCTTTGCCGTCTTCCACCAGAATGTGGGTGTAGAAACCAGCTGGTCAGTGCGTGGGATGCCTTGTTTACTGTTTCAGCATGCTGGCATAAAGTAACACTGGGAATTTTCTTCAGTATCTCCACTGAGTCACCTTTTGTATGCACTCACAGCTCGCAGCCATCCGTCGCCTCCGTTTGGCTTGgccctttttaaaatatctaaAATCATCAGTTAATCCGATGAAACAGGTAGAGTCCTTCACATGTCCTGCAATGTGGCAGCACTGTATGTTAGCACAGTCTGATGATCATCATTTTGCATTTGATAGTAGATGACACAACATAACCTTCAAAAGCTGCaatttcattaacaccaaagaTGAAAAAGGTGCTTGTAAGACAGCAGTAGAGTGTGAAAGAGTACAAGTGATCACTAAGTCAATTTCATAATCAAACCATTAGGATATTATAGTTCCACAATCAAATGGATCAAGTGGCAGATTCtctggtttttttgttgttggtcATTTTCTGTCTTGCAGCAGAAAGATCAGACCAGTTTTATGGGAGTGGGCAGTATGTGTAATGTGTTGTCTGACATAATGATATTCTGCAATCGTTAAGAAATAGGCAATCACTAAAGACCAAATCAAATGATGTTATTTGAATGTTCAAGTCACAGTTGGGTGCGCATACTGCTTCTCTCAGGGAATATTAACAGAATCATCACTTTTACTGCATGCTGATATATTTTACAACAAAACATTACATAAACCATTCTAATTTAAAACAGGCAGCAGCCGCGGGAAAGCGAAAGATGAATGTTATGACACATAGAGTGATTATGcaacacaaaacataaatattCCTATCTGGCAAACAGAGAGGCCAGAGGGTTATCTGTTTCTCAGTGTTGAACTGTATGCACTATCCTATATAAcgacttgtttgtttttgcagatcTACATGTTGAGAAGACAAAGGAATTGTGCATTGAACTGAACCAGCTGAGCAACAGAGTCTGTGTGATTCATGATGGAATGCTTAATGCTTGGATGGCAGAGGACTTCCTCCACAGCACATGGCATATCACAACTGCATTCGTTGATGCTACTGTTTTACATTTGATGGCATCGTTCCTTTGTCAAGCAATAACAATTTgagtaaaacaagcaaaaaattaTGAAGTGAAGTCAAGGTGGATATTTTGATCAGATTTGCTCACATTAAACCTCTTACCCAGTTAATGCTTTGGCTTTAACTCTGTAGCCTGGCTCAGGCAGACGCATCCTACGTGTCTACCTGAGGCTGTCCTTCCATTTTATGGAGGCCTTGCATAGTCGCCTGACCACTGGGGAGCAGTCCGGAGGTCAAGAACATTCTCAGAAGGAGTCTCCACAGCGAGGCCCTCAGTCCAAGTCTCCCCCCCAGCCCTGTCAACAACAGCAAACCGGCTCCCCAAAGCCCCATGGCACATTACAGCAGCCCAAACAATCCAGAAGGCAGAATCCAGAACGCAAACGTCTCAGACACCAGCGGCAGAGCATTGACTCAGATACAGCGCCGGCGAATAAACAGGAGGCATCGACAGCAACGAAACCAACCACAGGTTTGAGTTTGACTCCAGAAATCCCACCTTCCTCAGCAGGCGACCCTGCCCAGTCTAAACCAGAAACCCAGGAAGGGACCCCAAAGCAGAAACGTGAGCGTAAGCCTCAGAGACCAGGGAAATATGTTTGCACTTACTGTGGCCGTGCATGTGCCAAGCCTAGTGTTTTACAGAAACACATTCGCTCCCACACGGGTGAAAGGCCCTATCCCTGTGCCCCATGCGGGTTCTCTTTTAAGACCAAGAGTAACCTATACAAACACCGTAAATCTCATACCCACCGGGTGAAGGCAGGCCTGGCACTTGGGGAGTCGAAATCGACAGCGGAGCAAGCCACAGAGTCGGACGAGGAAACGAGACAGCTATCATCAGCTTCTTCTGTTTCAGAAAGACAAGACAGTGGAGCCTCAATCAAGAGTGTTGAAACGGACATGGCCAAAGATTGCCCTGGAGGAAACAATTACTCCTATGCGGTGAAAAAAAGATTGGCCCTGCGCCtaagcagaggaaaacacactCCTCAAGACTCATCTGATGAAAAGGCGTCATCTTTAGCTTTAGGTAGTAGAGGTAGTACAGAATCTGGCTATTTTTCTCGCTCTGAAAGTACAGAGCAGTCACAGGACAGTCCCCCCAACACAAGTGCCAAAAGCTATGCTGAGATCATACTTGGTAAATATGGACGCTTTGGACACCTACAGAGGATGTCTCGTCATCAAAACCAGCATCCCTCTGGTGAGGAGGACAAAAGCATCTCATTCACGGTGCCCAAGAAACAGGTCATCGACCATATAACCAAACTTATCACCATCAACGAGGCAGTGGTGGATACCAGTAAAATTGACAGTGTAAAACCAAGGAGATTCTCACTCTCCAGAAAGAACAGTTCTGAGTCTCAGAAGAGTTCAACTGTGAAAGAACCGCTCATTCATAGCCCCAAGGTTGGCGATGTGGGCTATAAAAGCAGTGGCTCTATCACTATGGGAGTTCCATGTGAAAAATTTCATCACCCACCTTCAAATATGGAGCAGCCAGCTAGCCAAACGTCCACCACCCCGCTGGTGCGAAGTCATTCAATGCCACCTGAAGCCAGTTTATTTGAGACCACCAGTGGCGGCCAAAGCAAATGTCGCCTAAGTCAGTCCTTTGATGAACGACAGCCTTCACGTCGTTATGGGATGCTAAGACGACAGCCAGCAATTGAAATTCCACTTGGTACAGAACTTACAAAAGAGGAACACGAGGATTCTCTTTCATTTTACTCTGACAGCTTAACCACTGTGCCTGACTGTAAGCAAAGTCAACCACAGCCATATGAGTGTGAGGCCTGTGGCACAGGATGCAAAGATTGGGTAGGTTATAAAAAACACAAGCAGAGCCTGTGCCTATCACATCAACCCATCAATGAAGTGGTAATTAGTCAAATGGAGTGTTCACAAGTAAAGAACAGTGCAGTCAGGGCAGGCGTTTCAGTAATGCGCAAGAGAAGGAAAGAGGAGAGTTTTGAATTTGATGACCCCTCTTCTCCTTCTTTACCTTGTTCTTCCCTGTCTTCAGGCCAGTGCAAAGATGAAAGCAGTGCAGCTTATGAGGGCCAGAGGAAGCCTGCATTGCAAACTTGTTCAGTAATTCAGCATACTAGTTCCTTTGAAAAACAAGAATCCTTGAGTAATGAGAATCCAGGTGCAGAGGCAACAAAGCACTCTCCACCTCATGAAGATCATCAGCTGTTGCCTCAAAAACAACCTCAACAACATGTACCAAAACTAGCAGCCCGAAAGCTGGTCCGCCAACACAATGTGCAGGTTCCAGAGATCCTGGTGACAAAGGATCCCAACATGAGTACAGACACTTCAGCCGAACCTACCACCACAGCAAAACCTCAAGAGAAACTAGATGAATTTCAGTGGCCGCAGAGAAGcccctctctggcacagctccCTATTGAAAAGCTTCCTCCAAAGAAGAAGCGGTTACGATTAGCTGAAGCTGCCCAGTCATCAGGAGAATCTAGTTTTGACTCTCTGTCCCTGCCCCGCAGCCCTAGTCAGGACAGTAGTGCATCATATGCATCCAGTCGCTCCACGTCCTTTGAAGAGTCAAACAGACAGGACATGGACGTTGCAACATCAACGCCACTAAGGAGATCAAGAGCTCTTCATATGCTGACGGTGCCGGGGGTGCATCAGCACAGAGAGATGAGGCGCTCAGCATCTGAACAGGCCCCTCACGACCCACAACAGAGTGTCCTCATGGCTGAAACCCGCAGTAAGTCTTTTGACTACAGCTCTCTATCCCCTGAGCGCTCTGCAGTTGGgtggagagaaagaagaaaatgtctATTAATGAGACACACTGCTATCAGTGAtccagatgaggaggaggaggagtgtacGATCCTGAGCCGTGGTCCTGAATATCTCAACCCAAGCAGATCTTCTCAAGCAAAAAGCCCAACTTCTGTACACTGCAGCAggccctcttcttcttctctatcAGGGGACACTGTTTTACATAATCCAGTGGAATTGCAGTGCAAAGATATCTTTTCTCAGTGGAAACTTACTCAAAATATTCAGTTGATTGGGAGCACAGAACTGTCCCTTCCTCATGACCCATCTACAACTGTAAAAAAGGAGACCTATACAGAGCAGGCCCTTGCTCCTGCACCACAGCAATATCATACGCATGGACCATCAGGGGCTGCCAGAGCCCGCTATCTCCCCATGTCTACAGGGCTGAAACTAGAGATTCCTCCACAAGACGATGACTACTCAGTAAGTCGCTCCCATGTTCGCCAGTCTGCCCCTAACATCAGTTCCAATCTAGAAATATTGAGGCCAGTCACGGATCCAGCAGTTGCAGTGCGCctccaaacagacacacacacccctgCATGCGCCATATACACCACATTGTCTCAGTCCACCTCCCCTAGGCCCCAGGAGGCAGTTAGTGCTGTCCCACAAAGTGCAGGTGTTTCAACAGCTGAACAAAGACCCCACAGGGACATGAGTCCAGATCTTCAACTGTGGTCTGATGATAGCCTCAGGTTATCAGGCTCAGGGGGCAATAAACGGATGCTTTCCCCCTCAAACAGCATGGAGCTGCCTCCAgagtcacagcagcagcagaaaagagtaaaagaagaagaggagagggagatgGGTTGTTCTGACAAAGCAACAGTTGAGACTTGCAAGCACAAGCTCAAACAGGAGTCATGTTTACCTGCTATTTGCTCTCCCGTCTCGCATGTTGGGCCTTCATTCCCCAGTCTGCTGTCCAGCACCTGTAACAGCTGGTGCTATTTAAACTACATTAAACCAAACCCTTCTGCTCTGGATGAACAGAAGCCCTCAGTGTATTCGTCGTGGTCTACTAGTGGCTATGACCCCAATCCACCTGGCCTCTCCAGCAAGACAGTTCTCTCTCTGCTTCACTGCAAGCAGAGGCTCAGTCCATCCATATATACACTATCCCCCATGTCAGTGCAGGCAGCAGAGTCAGTGGAGCAAGAGGACGACAAAAGACCCTCCTCCACAGAGGTAATTACAACACTGACCACTGATTACACCTGTCGGTAGACCTAATCGTTACTATTGTAACAGAACTGaacaaaaagaatcaaataaaACTGATCAAAATGTAAGGACTGGTAGGTGATAAGAAGTAGAGCAGACACTGAGACACTCCATATAGGAGGCATAGAAAAGAGTGGGTTAGCTTTCCTTACCATTTTTGTTATAGAATCCAAAACGGGAAATGTCATTTAAAGGGGTCAAAATTTAAACTGTTGAAATGAAGCGTGTGTCTTAACACATGTAATAAAATACATCGTTCAATGAGAATTCCCAATTTTTGTCTCCCTGGGCATGCTGGAGCAGAGTTGGTGAATTTGCCCGTGTCTCTTTCGAGTGTAGGTCTGCAAAAAGCAGTCATGCTACAGAGACTACGAGGGAACAAAGAAAGGACATACATCAGTGGATGACAACAAGTCAAACagaaaggaggagaaggaggaagagaaggaggacGAGGCAGAGGAGGAAAAGGTCCAGTCATGCTCCAGAAATGAAGTTTGGGTCTCGGAGAGAGGGTGAGTATGATCTCCTGATAATCGCAGCAGTATGTTAGCTAACCGTGTTGGGTTCTGGAATGTGATGTTATACATTACTCagtacttttcttaaaagtaagtAAATATGTAATGTAGTGCATTATCAAAGAAAGTAACTTGTAACTCATAATGTGCACGTTGTATTACTCTGTATCATGACCTCCAATGTATTGTCTCATATTTACCAGTTAATACTATAAACCTCAGGCTACAGTCTTACATACTGACACAAAGGCTTGTCCTAGTGAGAACACACGCctgcaattttatttattttattttaatttttttaacaaTATGAACACAAAGCTAAAAACGCAAAGCTGAATTATcacagtgattctactttaCAAACATGCACAGATAGAAATGGAGGCTGCTACGCTgcaagcctgactgctcattactgcctttgttacctgttaaagttcagggtctggctgctggtCTAAGGTTGGCATGTTTCGTGTCTCACTATGGGGGAACGCCTCCTGCGTGACCTCATCAGAAGCTCAAATACCATTACGCCAGCCCTTACAGGCTGGCTAGGTGACGCCCATGTCAGGAGGGGCTAGTGCCTCCCTATATAATAGGCTGGCATAGCGTcagatgtcatttaaaaacctCTTCTTGTTTCTCACAGAAGCCTGTAGACAACTGTGCTATTGGGTGCTAAAGCTAAACTGTCCACAGATTCGAGTGAACAACTCGGTCGCCGGGCGCTTTGTTCCCAGCTTTTCAGTTGTCCACTAGCATACAAGCAGTAGCAATACTGTTCTGTAGCTAGTGCTGGTGCCAAGTAGCAATACTTTCACCCAGGGAAGTAGCAATATTTTCCGAAAGTAGCAACACTTTGCTAACAAAGGTACCTCTAGCTTCACCATCAGGTAGCAATACCCTTCGACACTAGCAGTTTTACACATTAGGTAGCAATACTTGTAGAAAAGTAGCAACACTTTTCACCCCACGTTAGCGAGGAATAGCAATATTCTCCGCACTCAGTGTCAGTCTCGCTAACGTGCACAACCCTCTAGCTAACCATGGCTACGACGGCCAACGAAGTTGCAAAGCTCTGTCCTTGCGGCAAGAA is a window of Maylandia zebra isolate NMK-2024a linkage group LG22, Mzebra_GT3a, whole genome shotgun sequence DNA encoding:
- the hivep3a gene encoding transcription factor HIVEP3 encodes the protein MEALHSRLTTGEQSGGQEHSQKESPQRGPQSKSPPQPCQQQQTGSPKPHGTLQQPKQSRRQNPERKRLRHQRQSIDSDTAPANKQEASTATKPTTGLSLTPEIPPSSAGDPAQSKPETQEGTPKQKRERKPQRPGKYVCTYCGRACAKPSVLQKHIRSHTGERPYPCAPCGFSFKTKSNLYKHRKSHTHRVKAGLALGESKSTAEQATESDEETRQLSSASSVSERQDSGASIKSVETDMAKDCPGGNNYSYAVKKRLALRLSRGKHTPQDSSDEKASSLALGSRGSTESGYFSRSESTEQSQDSPPNTSAKSYAEIILGKYGRFGHLQRMSRHQNQHPSGEEDKSISFTVPKKQVIDHITKLITINEAVVDTSKIDSVKPRRFSLSRKNSSESQKSSTVKEPLIHSPKVGDVGYKSSGSITMGVPCEKFHHPPSNMEQPASQTSTTPLVRSHSMPPEASLFETTSGGQSKCRLSQSFDERQPSRRYGMLRRQPAIEIPLGTELTKEEHEDSLSFYSDSLTTVPDCKQSQPQPYECEACGTGCKDWVGYKKHKQSLCLSHQPINEVVISQMECSQVKNSAVRAGVSVMRKRRKEESFEFDDPSSPSLPCSSLSSGQCKDESSAAYEGQRKPALQTCSVIQHTSSFEKQESLSNENPGAEATKHSPPHEDHQLLPQKQPQQHVPKLAARKLVRQHNVQVPEILVTKDPNMSTDTSAEPTTTAKPQEKLDEFQWPQRSPSLAQLPIEKLPPKKKRLRLAEAAQSSGESSFDSLSLPRSPSQDSSASYASSRSTSFEESNRQDMDVATSTPLRRSRALHMLTVPGVHQHREMRRSASEQAPHDPQQSVLMAETRSKSFDYSSLSPERSAVGWRERRKCLLMRHTAISDPDEEEEECTILSRGPEYLNPSRSSQAKSPTSVHCSRPSSSSLSGDTVLHNPVELQCKDIFSQWKLTQNIQLIGSTELSLPHDPSTTVKKETYTEQALAPAPQQYHTHGPSGAARARYLPMSTGLKLEIPPQDDDYSVSRSHVRQSAPNISSNLEILRPVTDPAVAVRLQTDTHTPACAIYTTLSQSTSPRPQEAVSAVPQSAGVSTAEQRPHRDMSPDLQLWSDDSLRLSGSGGNKRMLSPSNSMELPPESQQQQKRVKEEEEREMGCSDKATVETCKHKLKQESCLPAICSPVSHVGPSFPSLLSSTCNSWCYLNYIKPNPSALDEQKPSVYSSWSTSGYDPNPPGLSSKTVLSLLHCKQRLSPSIYTLSPMSVQAAESVEQEDDKRPSSTEVCKKQSCYRDYEGTKKGHTSVDDNKSNRKEEKEEEKEDEAEEEKVQSCSRNEVWVSERGSNKRYDDAHGGVGEKCQCDDTTVITKESPSFNYSFCETAFKATGSLTEHLISKGHGKETCCYPGNTHEVCKISSCQPNQQKGHQCSGAGKSGDQGDPNTKDKYDGHNKDSRSTAAEGSDTNREKVHPAHQLGESEGSSSFPITSRDSTQKSSASARRALFARRRLDASTLASSGGPHSPSSQILTPQIELSPSRNPSPRPCQSPAPPSSLSPSSCHVSTASQRPISPVRGLSPIIVQSQGSHSYGFLGSLADTSAHCQAHIHPREQASTARLCVDEVGLTHIPSHSMRPRGAHNLLSHLPLHSQQPSRAPSMLIPIGGIHMIPPRSPLQMYSFLSSTTANTSGASMKLSEAPNGRLALPHRKDVLKEMPLSSQASLPNPEATGQMPAGVLPNKNNQGSFTIQQPSSPRTETRHLEVSADAPVRERCVYPENSQGQKKTPSSQTQL